In the genome of Fulvivirga maritima, one region contains:
- a CDS encoding GAF domain-containing protein: MSFTQFFLNLRIRFKLMIAFGSILLLSVILVLVAINGNYSILKLRNLGEKLDMANLRMSQANIYLQEFASKGYKNEDFLTTGGSELTVGYRNQMDSILQVLSVIESNDDYNDTDFIEKLGSITSHLNEFDNKFQELVTLYQQRGFEDYGLEGQLREAIHKVEAADFPYDKVQMLMLRRHEKDFFLRKDLKYLNKFNKAVDTFRQEVAQTEDQPGKTQVLSLIGEYKKRFNEIVKVEEKIGLSADSGTLGDLNLMASEISSQLISLTNHVKKTNEAMIDKTIYIIIGLFGIQIFIGMLLGYIYSSVFTKSITQIKDAMVSLAKGKFPDRLKVNSSDELAETKTALNQLVERIKVAVDFARNLGAGNFSIKYDEQYDKDVLAKSIVALQQKLQEADQEQFITNWNNEGMARVNGILKNHSATLEILGDDIISQIVNYMDVNQGALYIINEDELHRIATYAYNKKKYVNQKIDQGAGLVGQCVIEKESVYITDLPQGYTTITSGLGECTPSSLLIVPLVARDIVIGAVELAALRKLKDYEIQFVENLSESIANIIMNKQMNENTAKSTSQKLNDKLAAYHH; the protein is encoded by the coding sequence ATGAGCTTCACACAATTCTTTCTTAACCTCAGGATCCGGTTTAAGCTGATGATTGCTTTCGGGTCTATCTTACTTCTATCTGTAATTCTGGTTTTGGTCGCCATTAATGGGAATTACTCCATTCTCAAACTGAGAAACTTAGGCGAAAAACTGGATATGGCTAATCTCAGAATGTCTCAGGCCAACATCTATTTACAGGAATTTGCCAGTAAGGGCTATAAAAATGAGGATTTCTTAACCACCGGTGGCAGCGAACTTACTGTGGGCTATCGAAATCAAATGGATTCTATACTTCAGGTATTAAGCGTAATAGAAAGCAATGATGATTATAACGATACGGATTTTATAGAGAAGTTGGGCTCCATTACCTCACACCTTAATGAGTTCGATAATAAATTTCAGGAGCTAGTTACACTGTATCAGCAAAGAGGTTTTGAAGATTATGGTTTGGAAGGACAGCTTAGAGAGGCTATTCACAAAGTAGAAGCGGCTGATTTCCCCTATGATAAAGTACAAATGCTTATGCTAAGAAGGCATGAAAAAGATTTCTTTCTTCGCAAAGACCTGAAGTATTTAAACAAGTTTAATAAAGCAGTAGATACCTTTAGGCAAGAAGTAGCTCAAACTGAAGACCAACCTGGAAAAACTCAAGTGCTTTCACTAATAGGTGAGTATAAAAAGAGATTTAATGAAATAGTAAAAGTGGAAGAGAAAATAGGCCTATCAGCTGATAGTGGCACTTTAGGAGATTTGAATCTTATGGCTTCAGAAATTTCATCGCAATTAATAAGCTTAACAAACCATGTAAAGAAAACCAATGAGGCCATGATAGATAAGACAATCTACATTATCATCGGGCTTTTCGGCATTCAAATATTTATAGGGATGCTGCTAGGGTACATTTATAGCAGTGTTTTCACCAAATCAATCACCCAAATTAAAGATGCCATGGTGAGCTTAGCAAAAGGTAAATTTCCTGATAGGCTTAAAGTAAATTCTTCTGATGAATTAGCTGAAACTAAAACCGCTCTTAACCAATTAGTAGAACGTATTAAAGTGGCTGTGGACTTTGCCCGAAATCTTGGGGCCGGCAATTTTTCCATTAAATATGACGAGCAGTATGATAAAGATGTATTGGCAAAATCAATAGTGGCTCTACAGCAAAAACTGCAAGAAGCAGATCAGGAGCAGTTTATCACCAATTGGAATAATGAAGGCATGGCCAGAGTTAACGGAATTTTAAAAAACCATTCGGCCACTTTAGAAATTCTGGGAGATGATATTATAAGTCAGATCGTAAACTATATGGACGTCAATCAAGGTGCGCTATACATTATTAATGAAGATGAACTCCACAGAATAGCCACTTATGCTTACAATAAAAAGAAGTATGTCAATCAGAAAATAGACCAGGGTGCTGGCTTGGTTGGTCAGTGTGTAATAGAAAAAGAATCAGTATATATTACTGATCTGCCCCAAGGCTACACTACCATTACCTCAGGCCTGGGAGAATGCACCCCGAGCAGCCTACTCATAGTGCCTTTGGTAGCCAGAGATATAGTAATAGGCGCAGTAGAGCTGGCTGCGCTCAGAAAGTTAAAAGACTATGAAATACAATTTGTAGAAAACCTTTCTGAAAGCATAGCCAACATCATCATGAACAAACAGATGAATGAGAATACCGCTAAAAGCACCTCACAAAAGCTTAATGACAAGCTTGCCGCTTATCACCACTAG
- a CDS encoding TonB-dependent receptor — protein MRSIIIVLASFLIVTSAYAQEYSLSGRVRDVANNASFPGATVILKTLPDSTSAYGVTTSLEGIFNVPKVKKGKYVLEINFIGYKKVVRVLNVNKNMNLGVVEMEEETTTLDAIEITAKAPVSTQKGDTTEFSAGAFKTTRDASAQDLVSKMPGIAVVDGQIQAQGEAVQKILVDGKPFFEGDVEAALQNLPSEVIAAIQVYDKKSDKAELSGFDDGEQVKTINIITKPDKRKGQFGKGTAGYGTDDRYQAAASVNLFDNDQRITITALSNNINMVNYSADPNSQGESRTQNGMIITNNAGINYGDSWDKVELTGGYYFSRRENEGRRSLQRTYVLPSDSGQVYDENSTSNRINMDHHAWAKLEYEMNDNNKIIWRPRISLRNDENNDSFEGETNTNNGQLNATNNTNTSENSDYDFENNLFWSHQFGKKGRSITLSNNIGYHTNEDKSQRYAVNNYYSRADSVEILDQNSIRERDAISWRASAAYTEPIGKASMLKAEYEIYNQDNSSDKLTYNNEEGSSVLDTALSNAFDSYYITHKAELGYQYKKNKWRMQLQAKYQLAQLDNNQEFPSAYDISRDFNSILPSVRLDYEITDEKKLEFEYRTWTDAPSIGQLQAVIDNSNSLQLRTGNPGLEQAYTNWVRARYRAHSAEGNSMYASIESNFVDGYITNATTIADEATEVAEGIVLEEGSQLIRPENTDGYYNFRTYVHYGMPWEGIKSNIDLRGMVNYNRRPGVINDQTNLTNNTNLMLGLSLSSNISERIDFNISTRGNYHIVSNSSRPAMDNEYYNQSTHVRYSWIFGDEFVYRADVNHRLNTGLAAGYDNSYTILNMSFGKKFLKDHLGELSVNVYDLLDQNNNVGRNVTEIYIEDSQSNALQRYFMLTFTYNLRHFSKGASMDDFKEI, from the coding sequence ATGAGATCAATTATTATAGTTTTGGCTTCATTTTTAATCGTCACTTCTGCTTATGCCCAGGAATATAGCCTTTCCGGGCGAGTCAGAGATGTGGCCAACAATGCTTCCTTTCCCGGAGCTACTGTTATTTTAAAAACTTTACCTGATTCTACATCGGCCTATGGAGTAACTACTAGCCTGGAAGGAATCTTTAATGTGCCTAAGGTAAAAAAAGGCAAATATGTATTAGAGATTAACTTCATAGGTTATAAAAAGGTAGTCCGCGTACTTAATGTCAATAAAAACATGAACCTGGGCGTAGTAGAAATGGAAGAAGAAACTACTACACTCGATGCTATTGAAATAACAGCTAAAGCACCGGTAAGCACGCAAAAAGGAGATACTACCGAGTTCAGCGCCGGCGCCTTTAAAACCACCCGTGACGCCAGTGCTCAGGATCTCGTTTCTAAAATGCCAGGAATAGCCGTGGTAGATGGCCAAATACAGGCCCAGGGCGAGGCAGTACAAAAAATACTGGTTGATGGTAAGCCCTTTTTTGAAGGTGATGTGGAAGCAGCACTCCAAAACCTGCCCTCTGAGGTTATAGCGGCCATTCAGGTATATGATAAAAAAAGTGATAAAGCCGAACTCAGTGGCTTTGATGATGGCGAACAAGTGAAAACTATCAACATTATAACCAAGCCAGATAAAAGAAAAGGCCAATTCGGAAAAGGAACGGCTGGCTATGGTACTGATGATCGCTACCAGGCAGCTGCAAGTGTTAACCTTTTCGATAATGATCAGAGAATAACTATAACGGCGCTAAGCAATAACATTAACATGGTGAATTACTCTGCTGACCCCAACAGCCAGGGAGAAAGCCGTACACAAAACGGTATGATCATTACCAACAATGCCGGTATTAACTACGGTGACAGCTGGGACAAAGTAGAGCTGACTGGTGGTTATTATTTCAGCCGTAGAGAAAACGAGGGCCGCCGCTCATTACAAAGAACTTATGTATTGCCTTCAGACTCCGGACAAGTGTATGACGAAAATAGCACTAGCAATCGTATCAACATGGACCACCATGCCTGGGCTAAGCTGGAGTATGAAATGAATGATAACAACAAAATCATTTGGAGACCTCGCATTTCATTAAGAAACGATGAAAACAATGACTCCTTTGAAGGAGAAACCAATACTAACAATGGCCAATTAAATGCAACCAATAACACTAATACTTCTGAAAATTCTGATTATGACTTTGAAAACAACCTGTTCTGGAGTCATCAATTCGGTAAAAAAGGCAGAAGTATTACGCTGAGCAATAACATTGGTTATCATACTAATGAAGACAAATCTCAACGCTATGCTGTGAACAACTATTATAGCCGTGCTGATAGCGTAGAAATTCTTGATCAGAACAGTATCAGAGAACGAGATGCCATATCCTGGCGAGCAAGTGCTGCATACACAGAGCCCATTGGCAAAGCCAGTATGCTAAAGGCGGAATATGAAATCTACAATCAAGATAATAGCTCAGATAAACTTACTTATAATAATGAAGAAGGTTCGAGCGTGCTAGATACCGCTCTGAGTAATGCTTTTGACAGCTATTATATTACTCACAAAGCCGAATTGGGGTATCAATACAAAAAGAATAAATGGAGAATGCAGCTCCAGGCTAAGTATCAGCTCGCTCAGTTAGATAATAATCAAGAGTTTCCTTCTGCCTATGATATCTCTCGTGATTTTAACAGCATACTACCTTCAGTGAGATTAGATTATGAGATTACAGATGAGAAAAAATTAGAATTTGAATACAGAACCTGGACTGACGCTCCTTCAATCGGCCAGTTACAAGCGGTAATTGATAACTCTAATTCACTGCAGTTAAGAACAGGAAACCCAGGATTAGAGCAGGCATATACTAACTGGGTAAGAGCTCGCTATAGAGCACACTCTGCAGAAGGCAACTCTATGTACGCTTCTATAGAATCTAATTTTGTGGATGGTTATATTACTAATGCCACCACCATTGCCGATGAAGCCACCGAAGTAGCCGAAGGCATAGTGCTGGAAGAAGGATCGCAGCTAATAAGGCCAGAAAACACTGACGGATATTATAATTTCAGAACTTATGTTCATTATGGCATGCCTTGGGAAGGCATTAAATCTAACATCGATCTGAGAGGCATGGTTAATTATAATAGAAGACCTGGTGTTATTAATGACCAAACCAACCTTACTAATAATACCAACCTGATGCTAGGCTTATCTTTGAGCAGTAATATTAGTGAAAGAATCGATTTTAACATTTCTACCAGAGGCAATTATCATATAGTAAGTAACTCTTCACGTCCGGCTATGGATAATGAGTATTACAACCAGTCTACGCACGTTCGTTACAGCTGGATCTTTGGTGATGAGTTTGTATACAGAGCAGATGTAAACCATAGACTCAACACTGGCCTTGCCGCTGGTTATGATAACAGCTACACCATTTTAAATATGAGCTTTGGTAAGAAATTCTTAAAGGATCACTTAGGCGAGCTTAGTGTTAACGTGTATGACTTGCTAGATCAGAATAATAATGTAGGCAGAAATGTAACGGAAATTTACATAGAAGATAGTCAGTCAAATGCACTACAGAGGTATTTCATGCTTACTTTCACCTATAACCTACGCCATTTTAGCAAAGGTGCTTCTATGGATGATTTCAAAGAAATTTAA